In the genome of Triticum urartu cultivar G1812 chromosome 5, Tu2.1, whole genome shotgun sequence, one region contains:
- the LOC125508640 gene encoding 40S ribosomal protein S16: protein MAAVLTRPTPGTVQCFGRKKTAVAVAYTKPGRGLIKVNGAPIELIRPEMLRLKAFEPIMLAGRSRFKDIDMRIRVRGGGKTSQIYAIRQAVAKALVAYYQKYVDEAAKKEVKDIFARYDRTLLVADPRRCEPKKFGGRGARARFQKSYR, encoded by the coding sequence ATGGCTGCCGTCCTCACCCGCCCGACGCCGGGCACGGTCCAGTGCTTCGGGCGCAAGAAGACGGCGGTGGCCGTCGCGTACACCAAGCCAGGGCGCGGGCTCATCAAGGTGAACGGCGCCCCCATCGAGCTGATCCGCCCAGAGATGCTCCGCCTCAAGGCCTTCGAGCCCATCATGCTCGCCGGCCGCTCCCGCTTCAAGGACATCGACATGAGGATCCGCGTCCGCGGCGGCGGGAAGACCTCCCAGATCTACGCCATCCGCCAGGCCGTCGCCAAGGCGCTCGTGGCCTACTACCAGAAGTATGTCgacgaggccgccaagaaggaggtCAAGGACATCTTCGCCCGCTACGACCGTACCCTCCTCGTCGCCGACCCCCGTCGCTGCGAGCCCAAGAAGTTCGGTGGTCGCGGCGCCCGCGCGAGGTTCCAGAAGTCTTACCGTTGA